A section of the Candidatus Latescibacterota bacterium genome encodes:
- a CDS encoding T9SS type A sorting domain-containing protein yields the protein MKTRPLLLLLPLLAVAATAHAREAQAPLRTYFSAEVPRAEAPPAYSERADTLFLFAASGSGAWGAPGTDDRGYTFDDGAGGPATAGWSLYDASAQLGAFWHLQALTLSNGHGTDFSSADDFADGGPTAGNDFAWWCGVENVCGWVNAAGYGNNWDQYLVLDVPPGATGGTIAFDYVGDFEGDDYDHFTLYAATAGVFDALMENRVSGEQTVLHVGPLAFGDVDSLVLAFHSDHAWSDQEGWFSTDIGAVWIDNLVVDYDGAPDIAWDFESGIEADYPALHAATPKAAGAWGALYANLFAEDPCFLNPTNAWAFFDYLHTTNPDVPLPSTPYGPPYFDNGIESPVLSRAHALGEAAGAPLEEVLASDSQLLLRWLVYRDLPLNALVFFEYALAAETPAQPCLGPWANDNTVYNGTSKRWDSYTLDTTLDLTASAEGNGATGLVVRLGAVDMCSVWCNVWGDGVGHTWAPFFDNVQLMVVNGGPVAAWDARVTNRFQDNFPEAGTGKVRIDAANDIQPSGSATLAIGDSACVRLNMDGDGGIATDYASVPGEQRPQLYLYARVIDGPHTGSTDPAMGDPDRSDGIWSPWIGTTTVLGETWNVAIADTARWQGHDSPNNWAFDFAEDYFEPGDVIEFYYRAASDGGATSTHPQWAESADPFLRIHYTLRCLPTAGVERLFVEDGGSTSDFPEYWLQTVWREAFVMNGQGEWDVYKTQAPSSGLNNGLAGRAEPGDLAQYRMIIWDSGALQQFTISNALPEDLVFDDALLESWLNGSQHDTGLWVLGNGVASDLDDAPGFLNDVLGARLLLPGESYDALTGIMVPRVNVTDPLLEVFGQTPYFAVMAGCPTPQPLDLVGLEPSSAFARAVMEYENDGGVGAVASVFNPDPDGDGELTSPTGFANRTVFTPFSYQLAQDTGFEVDHYPGYVRRMVDDVLERLFGVLGDPIAADPVPARTAFDGAYPNPFNPSTTLRFALAAPAHARLYVYDLAGRRVRSLVDAELPAAEHEAVWDGHDDRGTALPSGVYFARLTAGDFARSQKVLLLK from the coding sequence ATGAAGACGAGACCCCTGCTGCTACTTCTGCCGCTCCTGGCGGTTGCCGCAACGGCGCACGCGCGGGAGGCGCAGGCGCCCTTGCGGACCTATTTCAGCGCCGAAGTCCCGCGGGCCGAGGCGCCGCCAGCTTACTCCGAGCGCGCCGACACGCTCTTCCTCTTCGCGGCCTCGGGCTCCGGCGCCTGGGGCGCGCCGGGCACCGACGACCGCGGCTACACCTTCGACGACGGCGCCGGCGGCCCCGCCACGGCGGGCTGGTCGCTCTATGACGCCAGCGCGCAGCTCGGCGCCTTCTGGCATCTGCAGGCGCTCACTCTGAGCAACGGTCACGGCACTGACTTTTCCAGCGCCGACGACTTCGCCGACGGCGGCCCCACCGCCGGCAACGACTTCGCCTGGTGGTGCGGGGTCGAGAACGTCTGCGGCTGGGTGAACGCCGCGGGCTACGGCAACAACTGGGACCAGTACCTGGTGCTCGACGTCCCGCCGGGCGCCACCGGTGGCACGATCGCGTTCGACTACGTCGGCGATTTCGAGGGCGACGACTACGACCACTTCACGCTCTATGCCGCGACCGCTGGCGTCTTCGACGCGCTCATGGAGAATCGCGTGTCGGGCGAACAGACCGTGCTGCACGTCGGCCCCCTGGCCTTCGGCGACGTGGACTCGCTGGTCCTCGCCTTCCACTCCGACCACGCCTGGTCCGACCAGGAGGGTTGGTTCAGCACGGACATCGGCGCGGTCTGGATCGACAACCTGGTGGTGGACTACGACGGCGCGCCGGACATCGCCTGGGACTTCGAGAGCGGCATCGAGGCGGACTACCCCGCGCTGCACGCCGCGACGCCGAAGGCGGCGGGCGCCTGGGGCGCGCTCTACGCCAATCTCTTCGCCGAGGACCCCTGCTTCCTGAATCCGACCAACGCGTGGGCCTTCTTCGACTACCTTCACACCACCAACCCCGACGTCCCGCTGCCGTCGACGCCCTACGGCCCGCCCTACTTCGACAACGGCATCGAGAGCCCGGTGCTGAGCCGCGCGCACGCGCTGGGCGAGGCCGCGGGGGCGCCGCTCGAGGAGGTGCTGGCCTCCGACAGCCAGCTGCTCCTGCGCTGGCTGGTCTACCGGGATCTGCCGCTCAACGCGCTGGTCTTCTTCGAGTACGCGCTGGCGGCGGAGACCCCCGCGCAGCCCTGCCTCGGCCCCTGGGCCAACGACAACACGGTCTACAACGGCACGAGCAAGCGCTGGGACAGCTACACGCTCGACACGACGCTCGACCTGACGGCGTCCGCGGAGGGCAACGGCGCCACGGGCCTGGTCGTGAGGCTCGGCGCCGTGGACATGTGCTCCGTCTGGTGCAACGTCTGGGGCGACGGCGTCGGCCACACCTGGGCGCCGTTCTTCGACAACGTGCAGCTCATGGTGGTGAACGGTGGACCCGTGGCTGCCTGGGATGCCAGGGTGACCAACCGCTTTCAGGACAACTTCCCGGAGGCCGGCACCGGGAAGGTGCGGATCGACGCGGCCAACGACATCCAGCCGTCGGGCAGCGCCACGCTTGCGATCGGCGACTCCGCCTGCGTCCGGCTCAACATGGACGGCGACGGCGGCATCGCCACCGACTACGCCAGCGTGCCGGGCGAGCAGCGCCCACAGCTCTACCTCTACGCGCGCGTGATCGACGGCCCGCACACCGGCAGCACGGACCCGGCGATGGGGGATCCGGACCGGAGCGACGGCATCTGGTCCCCCTGGATCGGCACGACGACCGTGCTCGGCGAAACCTGGAACGTGGCGATCGCCGACACGGCCCGCTGGCAGGGCCACGATAGCCCGAACAACTGGGCCTTCGACTTCGCCGAGGACTACTTCGAACCCGGGGATGTGATCGAGTTCTACTACAGGGCCGCGTCGGACGGCGGCGCGACCTCGACGCACCCGCAGTGGGCGGAGTCCGCCGATCCCTTCCTGCGCATCCACTACACGCTCCGCTGTCTGCCGACGGCCGGCGTCGAGCGGCTCTTCGTGGAGGACGGCGGCAGCACCAGCGACTTTCCCGAGTACTGGCTGCAGACGGTCTGGCGCGAGGCCTTCGTGATGAACGGGCAGGGCGAGTGGGACGTCTACAAGACCCAGGCGCCCAGCTCGGGATTGAACAACGGGCTCGCGGGGCGCGCGGAGCCCGGGGACCTCGCGCAGTACCGGATGATCATCTGGGACAGCGGCGCGCTGCAGCAATTCACGATCAGCAACGCGCTGCCCGAGGACCTCGTCTTCGACGACGCGCTCCTCGAGTCCTGGCTCAACGGCAGCCAGCACGACACCGGCCTCTGGGTGCTCGGCAACGGCGTCGCGAGCGACCTCGACGACGCGCCGGGGTTCCTCAACGACGTGCTCGGCGCGCGGCTGCTCCTGCCGGGCGAGAGCTACGACGCGCTCACGGGCATCATGGTCCCGCGCGTGAACGTGACCGATCCGCTGCTCGAGGTGTTCGGCCAGACGCCCTACTTCGCGGTGATGGCCGGCTGCCCGACCCCCCAGCCGCTCGATCTGGTGGGCCTCGAGCCGTCGAGCGCGTTCGCACGGGCGGTCATGGAGTACGAGAACGACGGCGGCGTGGGCGCCGTGGCGAGCGTCTTCAATCCCGATCCGGACGGCGACGGTGAACTCACCAGCCCGACCGGCTTCGCCAACCGGACCGTCTTCACGCCCTTCAGCTACCAGCTCGCGCAGGACACCGGCTTCGAGGTAGACCACTACCCCGGCTACGTGCGCCGCATGGTGGACGACGTGCTCGAACGGCTCTTCGGGGTCTTGGGCGATCCCATCGCCGCCGACCCCGTGCCCGCGCGCACGGCCTTCGACGGCGCCTATCCCAACCCCTTCAACCCGTCCACCACGCTGCGCTTCGCGCTGGCGGCGCCGGCGCACGCGCGGCTTTACGTCTACGACCTCGCGGGCCGTCGCGTGCGAAGCCTGGTGGACGCCGAGCTGCCCGCCGCCGAGCACGAGGCGGTCTGGGACGGCCACGACGATCGCGGAACCGCCTTGCCCAGCGGCGTCTACTTCGCGCGCCTCACGGCGGGAGACTTCGCCCGTAGCCAGAAAGTGCTGCTGCTGAAGTAG
- a CDS encoding VCBS repeat-containing protein, whose amino-acid sequence MGTPTAPLFDTGARVQVGVFDNKVDINVGERATPCVVDWNEDGLYDLLVGALDGQLRLYYNEGGGLPPDFRHTIYIGDGSGNLTVPLGYSSPAMADFDLDGAKDLVVGNADGNLYYYRNNGTNAAPTFSAGYRCESLSVPIHLADSGRARPFVCDWDGDAAPDLLVGSNLGHVHRFLGEPVVVAAPPVALAPLRLETPWPNPANPATTLTYSLERAAFVTLSVHDAQGRHVATLLDGFEDEGRHQRVWRGLDDAGRAQPSGLYLVRLESADARATERLLLLR is encoded by the coding sequence GTGGGCACGCCCACGGCGCCGCTTTTCGACACGGGCGCGCGCGTGCAGGTGGGGGTCTTCGACAACAAGGTGGACATCAACGTGGGCGAGCGCGCCACGCCCTGCGTGGTGGACTGGAACGAGGACGGCCTCTACGACCTGCTGGTGGGCGCCCTCGACGGCCAGCTGCGCCTCTACTACAACGAGGGCGGGGGACTGCCGCCGGACTTCCGTCACACCATCTACATCGGCGACGGCAGCGGCAACCTCACCGTGCCGCTCGGCTATTCGAGCCCGGCCATGGCCGACTTCGACCTGGACGGCGCCAAGGATCTCGTCGTCGGCAACGCCGACGGCAACCTCTACTACTACCGGAACAACGGCACGAACGCCGCGCCCACCTTCAGCGCGGGCTATCGCTGCGAGAGCCTCAGCGTCCCGATCCACCTGGCGGATTCGGGCAGGGCGCGCCCCTTCGTCTGCGACTGGGACGGCGATGCGGCGCCCGACCTGCTGGTGGGCTCCAACCTGGGCCACGTGCACCGCTTCCTCGGTGAGCCGGTCGTCGTGGCCGCGCCGCCGGTGGCCCTGGCCCCGCTGCGCCTGGAGACGCCCTGGCCCAACCCCGCCAACCCCGCGACGACCCTGACCTACTCGCTCGAGCGCGCGGCTTTCGTGACGCTCAGCGTCCACGACGCGCAGGGCCGCCACGTGGCGACCTTGCTCGACGGGTTCGAGGACGAGGGGCGGCATCAGCGCGTGTGGCGGGGGCTCGACGACGCCGGCCGCGCCCAGCCGTCCGGCCTCTACCTGGTGAGGCTGGAGTCGGCGGACGCGCGCGCCACGGAGCGGTTGCTGCTCCTGCGCTGA
- a CDS encoding aldo/keto reductase, producing the protein MANTPTTLGNSTLRLGRIGLGCMGMSEFYGGSRDEAAHIKTLHAAIELGINHFDTADMYGAGHNETLLAKAFADRWDRVTVATKFGMQRGPKGEWLGLSGRPEYVKEACEKSLKRLGVETIDLYYQHRPDPNVPVAESMGAMKELVEAGKVRFVGVSEFSAEQIRAAHAVHPITALQTEYSLWSRDVEGNGILATCRELGIAFVAYSPLGRGFLTGAIPNREALDASDWRLNNPRFTDEALAENARFLSLIRDIAADKGATEAQVALAWVLAQGEDVFTIPGTRRIERLEENLGAWKVQFSAAELAAIRERLPRETSGARY; encoded by the coding sequence ATGGCCAACACTCCCACGACCCTCGGCAACAGCACCCTTCGCCTCGGCCGCATCGGACTCGGCTGCATGGGCATGTCGGAGTTCTACGGCGGCAGCCGCGACGAGGCTGCCCACATCAAGACCCTGCATGCGGCCATCGAGCTCGGCATCAACCACTTCGACACGGCCGACATGTACGGCGCCGGGCACAACGAGACACTCCTCGCCAAGGCCTTCGCCGATCGCTGGGACCGGGTGACCGTCGCCACGAAGTTCGGCATGCAGCGCGGCCCCAAGGGCGAGTGGCTGGGCCTCAGCGGGCGGCCGGAGTACGTGAAGGAGGCCTGCGAGAAGAGCCTGAAGCGGCTCGGCGTGGAGACCATCGATCTGTACTACCAGCATCGTCCGGATCCGAACGTGCCGGTGGCGGAGAGTATGGGCGCGATGAAGGAGCTGGTGGAGGCGGGGAAGGTGCGCTTCGTCGGCGTGAGCGAGTTCTCCGCCGAGCAGATTCGCGCCGCCCATGCGGTGCATCCGATCACGGCGCTGCAGACCGAGTACTCGCTCTGGTCCCGCGACGTGGAAGGCAACGGCATCCTGGCGACCTGTCGTGAGCTGGGCATCGCCTTCGTCGCCTACTCGCCGCTGGGCCGTGGCTTCCTGACCGGCGCGATTCCCAATCGCGAGGCGCTCGACGCCAGCGACTGGCGGCTGAACAATCCGCGCTTCACCGACGAGGCGCTGGCCGAGAACGCGCGCTTCCTCTCGCTGATCCGCGACATCGCCGCGGACAAGGGCGCCACCGAGGCGCAGGTGGCGCTGGCCTGGGTACTGGCGCAGGGCGAGGACGTCTTCACGATCCCGGGCACGCGGCGCATCGAGAGGCTCGAGGAGAACCTGGGCGCGTGGAAGGTGCAGTTCAGCGCCGCGGAGCTGGCCGCGATCCGGGAGCGGCTGCCGCGGGAGACGTCCGGCGCGCGGTACTAG
- a CDS encoding glutaminyl-peptide cyclotransferase, translating to MKSFSRAARVGILLLALPMCSCAEDVTGDPSTTAPVWTPQVLATYPHDSAAFTQGLVWADSVLIEGTGLRGQSTLRRVELATGAVLDGIQLDSQYFGEGVALVGDRIVQLTWTSNLGFVYDAASFDELATFSYPGEGWGLAYDAAGDQLVMSDGTATLRWLDPVTFAERDRVTVRDGGQPVYRLNELEFGGGSLYANVWPTNRIAQINPETGAVTAWIDCASIRPAGLAPGAVLNGIAWDPAGQRFFVTGKLWPSLFAVEFAPPGR from the coding sequence ATGAAGAGCTTCTCCCGAGCGGCCCGGGTCGGCATCCTCCTGCTGGCGCTGCCCATGTGCTCCTGCGCCGAGGACGTCACCGGCGATCCCTCCACGACCGCGCCGGTCTGGACGCCCCAGGTGCTGGCCACCTATCCCCACGACTCCGCCGCCTTCACCCAGGGCCTGGTCTGGGCCGACAGCGTGCTGATCGAGGGGACGGGCCTGCGGGGGCAGTCCACCCTGCGCCGCGTCGAGCTGGCCACCGGCGCCGTCCTCGACGGCATCCAGCTCGACAGTCAGTACTTCGGCGAGGGCGTGGCCCTGGTGGGGGACCGCATCGTGCAGCTGACCTGGACCAGCAACCTGGGTTTCGTCTACGACGCGGCCAGCTTCGACGAACTGGCCACCTTCAGCTACCCCGGAGAGGGCTGGGGCCTGGCCTACGACGCCGCCGGCGACCAGCTCGTCATGAGCGACGGCACGGCCACCCTCCGCTGGCTCGACCCGGTGACCTTCGCCGAGCGCGATCGCGTCACCGTGCGCGACGGCGGGCAGCCCGTCTACCGTCTCAACGAGCTGGAGTTCGGCGGCGGCTCGCTCTACGCGAACGTCTGGCCGACGAACCGCATCGCCCAGATCAACCCCGAGACCGGCGCCGTCACGGCCTGGATCGACTGCGCCAGCATCCGTCCCGCGGGCCTGGCGCCGGGCGCCGTGCTGAACGGCATCGCCTGGGATCCGGCCGGGCAGCGCTTCTTCGTCACCGGCAAGCTCTGGCCGAGCCTCTTCGCCGTGGAGTTCGCCCCGCCCGGGCGCTGA